One Paroedura picta isolate Pp20150507F chromosome 3, Ppicta_v3.0, whole genome shotgun sequence genomic window carries:
- the HNRNPAB gene encoding heterogeneous nuclear ribonucleoprotein A/B isoform X2: MAEVEHQFGATQNGHEAEAVEGSACGGDEEQQQQQQMEEEEEEEEVVAAVAEEEEEEEEEEEAAAAAAEAGDGGEEGQSAAPAEATGSQNGAEGDQINASKNEEDAGKMFVGGLSWDTSKKDLKDYFTKFGEVTDCTIKMDPNTGRSRGFGFILFKEAASVDKVLEQKEHKLDGRVIDPKKAMAMKKDPVKKIFVGGLNPEATEDKIREYFGDFGEIEAIELPMDPKTNKRRGFVFITFKEEDPVKKILEKKFHNVSGSKCEIKVAQPKEVYQQQQFGSGGGRGRGGRRGQGSSNYGKAPRRGHQNNYKPY, encoded by the exons ATGGCCGAGGTGGAGCATCAGTTTGGCGCCACTCAGAACGGGCACGAAGCGGAAGCGGTGGAGGGCTCCGCATGTGGCGGTGacgaggagcagcagcagcagcagcagatggaagaggaggaggaggaggaagaagtggtgGCGGCcgtggcggaggaggaggaggaggaggaggaagaagaggaggcggcggcggcggcggccgaggcAGGGGAcggcggagaggaggggcagtcgGCCGCTCCGGCGGAGGCCACCGGCAGCCAGAACGGGGCCGAGGGCGACCAGATCAACGCCAGCAAGAACGAGGAGGACGCGGG GAAAATGTTTGTTGGTGGCCTCAGCTGGGATACAAGCAAGAAAGACTTGAAAGACTACTTCACAAAATTTGGTGAAGTGACTGACTGCACTATAAAGATGGACCCCAATACAGGAAGATCAAGAGGTTTTGGGtttattctttttaaagaggCTGCAAGTGTTGACAAA GTTTTGGAACAGAAAGAGCATAAATTAGATGGACGTGTGATTGATCCTAAAAAGGCAATGGCGATGAAGAAGGATCCCGTGAAGAAAATATTTGTTGGTGGACTTAACCCTGAAGCAACAGAAGATAAAATCAGAGAATattttggagattttggagag ATTGAAGCAATTGAACTTCCAATGGATCCAAAGACGAATAAAAGAAGAGGCTTTGTGTTTATCACTTTTAAAGAAGAAGATCCAGTCAAGAAGATTTTGGAGAAAAAATTCCACAATGTCAGTGGTAGTAAG TGTGAGATAAAGGTAGCCCAGCCTAAAGAAGTATATCAACAGCAGCAGTTTGGTTCTGGGGGTGGCAGAGGAAGAGGCGGAAGAAGAG GTCAGGGCAGTTCAAATTATGGAAAGGCTCCAAGACGTGGTCATCAGAATAACTACAAGCCATATTGA
- the HNRNPAB gene encoding heterogeneous nuclear ribonucleoprotein A/B isoform X1, with product MAEVEHQFGATQNGHEAEAVEGSACGGDEEQQQQQQMEEEEEEEEVVAAVAEEEEEEEEEEEAAAAAAEAGDGGEEGQSAAPAEATGSQNGAEGDQINASKNEEDAGKMFVGGLSWDTSKKDLKDYFTKFGEVTDCTIKMDPNTGRSRGFGFILFKEAASVDKVLEQKEHKLDGRVIDPKKAMAMKKDPVKKIFVGGLNPEATEDKIREYFGDFGEIEAIELPMDPKTNKRRGFVFITFKEEDPVKKILEKKFHNVSGSKCEIKVAQPKEVYQQQQFGSGGGRGRGGRRAQSQNWNQSYGNYWNQGYGSQGYGYQQGYGGYGGYDYSGYGYFGYGLGYDYSQGSSNYGKAPRRGHQNNYKPY from the exons ATGGCCGAGGTGGAGCATCAGTTTGGCGCCACTCAGAACGGGCACGAAGCGGAAGCGGTGGAGGGCTCCGCATGTGGCGGTGacgaggagcagcagcagcagcagcagatggaagaggaggaggaggaggaagaagtggtgGCGGCcgtggcggaggaggaggaggaggaggaggaagaagaggaggcggcggcggcggcggccgaggcAGGGGAcggcggagaggaggggcagtcgGCCGCTCCGGCGGAGGCCACCGGCAGCCAGAACGGGGCCGAGGGCGACCAGATCAACGCCAGCAAGAACGAGGAGGACGCGGG GAAAATGTTTGTTGGTGGCCTCAGCTGGGATACAAGCAAGAAAGACTTGAAAGACTACTTCACAAAATTTGGTGAAGTGACTGACTGCACTATAAAGATGGACCCCAATACAGGAAGATCAAGAGGTTTTGGGtttattctttttaaagaggCTGCAAGTGTTGACAAA GTTTTGGAACAGAAAGAGCATAAATTAGATGGACGTGTGATTGATCCTAAAAAGGCAATGGCGATGAAGAAGGATCCCGTGAAGAAAATATTTGTTGGTGGACTTAACCCTGAAGCAACAGAAGATAAAATCAGAGAATattttggagattttggagag ATTGAAGCAATTGAACTTCCAATGGATCCAAAGACGAATAAAAGAAGAGGCTTTGTGTTTATCACTTTTAAAGAAGAAGATCCAGTCAAGAAGATTTTGGAGAAAAAATTCCACAATGTCAGTGGTAGTAAG TGTGAGATAAAGGTAGCCCAGCCTAAAGAAGTATATCAACAGCAGCAGTTTGGTTCTGGGGGTGGCAGAGGAAGAGGCGGAAGAAGAG CTCAAAGTCAAAATTGGAATCAAAGTTATGGCAATTACTGGAACCAGGGTTATGGGAGTCAAGGATACGGCTATCAGCAAGGTTATGGTGGCTATGGAGGCTATGATTATTCAGGATATGGGTATTTTGGATATGGACTGGGCTATGATTACA GTCAGGGCAGTTCAAATTATGGAAAGGCTCCAAGACGTGGTCATCAGAATAACTACAAGCCATATTGA